The following coding sequences are from one Paenibacillus sp. JDR-2 window:
- a CDS encoding glutamate-1-semialdehyde 2,1-aminomutase, whose product MSMQRKRSEALYEEALQHIVGGVNSPSRSYKAVGGGAPVFMKRAEGAYFYDVDDNRYIDYLAAYGPIITGHAHPHITEAIVRAAQNGILYGTPTELEIQMARMLKEAIPSLDKVRFVNSGTEAVMTTIRVARAFTKRNKIIKFAGCYHGHSDLVLVAAGSGPSTLGIPDSAGIPTSIAQEVITVPFNDLDALKEALERWGDDTAAVMVEPIVGNFGMVMPKPGFLEGLCKMTREAGALVIYDEVITAFRFHYGTTQTFNVFPDFKAIEPDLTSLGKIIGGGLPIGAYGGRKEIMEQVAPLGPAYQAGTMAGNPASISAGIACLEVLQEAGIYDRMNDLATTLADGLRVSAAKHGIPLTVNQIRGSFSAHFCNHPVTNYDEAQDTDGEIFGRFFKLMLEQGINLAPSKYEAWFMTTAHTKEDIAVTLAAAEHAFSKL is encoded by the coding sequence ATGTCTATGCAACGCAAACGTTCAGAGGCGCTTTACGAGGAAGCGCTGCAGCATATCGTTGGGGGCGTCAACAGCCCTTCCCGTTCTTACAAAGCGGTTGGCGGCGGCGCGCCGGTGTTCATGAAGCGCGCGGAAGGCGCGTACTTCTATGATGTCGACGATAACCGCTATATCGATTATTTGGCGGCTTACGGCCCGATCATTACGGGACACGCCCATCCGCATATTACCGAAGCGATTGTCCGCGCAGCCCAGAACGGAATTTTGTACGGTACGCCTACCGAGCTGGAAATCCAAATGGCCCGCATGCTGAAGGAAGCGATCCCTTCTCTGGATAAAGTCCGCTTTGTGAACTCCGGCACAGAGGCCGTTATGACGACAATCCGCGTAGCCCGCGCCTTCACGAAACGCAATAAAATCATCAAATTCGCCGGCTGCTATCACGGCCATTCCGACCTTGTACTCGTTGCCGCGGGCTCCGGCCCTTCTACGCTTGGCATACCGGACAGCGCCGGCATTCCGACCAGCATCGCGCAAGAAGTGATTACGGTGCCGTTTAACGATCTGGATGCCCTCAAGGAAGCGCTGGAGCGCTGGGGTGACGATACGGCCGCCGTTATGGTGGAGCCGATTGTCGGCAACTTCGGCATGGTTATGCCAAAGCCCGGATTCCTGGAGGGTCTCTGCAAAATGACGCGCGAAGCCGGAGCCCTTGTTATTTATGACGAGGTTATCACGGCATTTCGTTTCCACTACGGCACTACGCAGACGTTTAATGTCTTCCCGGATTTCAAAGCCATCGAGCCGGACCTTACCTCACTTGGCAAAATCATCGGCGGCGGACTCCCGATTGGCGCTTATGGCGGCCGCAAGGAAATTATGGAGCAGGTTGCTCCGCTTGGCCCTGCATACCAGGCAGGCACGATGGCAGGCAATCCCGCTTCCATCTCCGCCGGAATCGCGTGCCTTGAGGTGCTTCAGGAAGCAGGCATCTATGACCGCATGAACGATTTGGCGACAACGCTCGCAGACGGCCTGCGCGTCTCGGCAGCAAAGCACGGCATCCCGCTGACGGTTAACCAAATTCGAGGTTCGTTCTCGGCCCACTTCTGCAATCATCCGGTGACCAACTATGATGAAGCGCAGGATACCGACGGCGAAATATTCGGCCGCTTCTTCAAACTTATGCTGGAGCAGGGCATCAACCTGGCCCCATCCAAATATGAAGCATGGTTCATGACCACTGCCCATACGAAAGAAGATATCGCAGTTACTCTCGCGGCTGCGGAGCATGCCTTCTCGAAGTTGTAA
- a CDS encoding carbohydrate binding domain-containing protein — protein MLTRKKTRRLLSLVMSVVIAVSYVPSAVFAASDTSAVATSAAAPDVAGHWASQQVTDWTSKGLVNSYPDGTFKPEQGITRAEFTKLINSLFGFTAKGENSFSDVGANAWYADSVSIGKKAGFINGYPDGTFKPNAAITRQEAAKMAAGLFSLPAVTAADPLEAFQDKSQVGAFAVEPLGQLVSGGYLKGFPNGTVQPLKSITRAEAVVLLSRLAGEVYVKAQTYKDQKLAGNGLVNLDGVTIENSAIGGNLYLTAGIGEGDFTLKNTEVNGTIFISGGGVHSIHLNNVHVPAIIVDKKEGPVRVIVDGSEVGTMDLNSDTVLETNNSDIDHLNSNQSDSSLNGKDLDKDQTYVVDSGSTPGTGGGSNGGGGTPTPAPTAAPTPTPTPTPTETATPTPTPTPTPVDEWEVVWSDEFDGSGSNLDTNGVNLDKWGYQLGTGSQYGLDGWGNNEQQSYEADNMKVEDGKLVITAKKEANSNNKPYTSGRIFTQNTFAKAYGKFEAKLKLPKGQGFWPAFWMMPATSEYGTWASSGEIDIMEAVGRLPGEVSGTIHYGKAAPGNRYTGNKYNFPSGTDFSGEHVYAVEWEPGEIRWLVDGVVYQTQNNWNSWGIDQPAKYAYPAPFDKPFYMILNLAVGGNFDGGKMPLDDNARTMEVDYVRVYDKKGGYGAEGLEEPKVEQEALPDNHKPAIDGNYVHDINFANGFKTVATDSDTLDPEKWNFVHVPTYNGNGSIGTDVIGGKTYAKADITAGGSQDYSVQLIQNVTVGKGRYYKLSFDAKSTTNRTMSAKIGGGADRGWATYSDVLSASLTDEFKTYSMTFQMAADTDVLARLELNIGLNTNPVWIGNVKLEEVDAPDPYNEDAAKEPINGNHVYNGNFDLGRLDRLTYWHFNTADGAAATASVDPEDREFKANITNGGANASSITLLQKGVNLIPNNDYQVKFNASSASDRTIKVGIQKQDGTNAVDPIEVNLTSSSAVQTVNFNSAAAADDKAILVFMLGGSDADVNIDNVVMTRLTNNGIGDLPLSEQFPLKNGDFSNGKASWNLHVQGSYDGWDKVTGYNEEAGSMKVNVNSVGNNPWDVMLMQNDFTLRKDNTYLVSVDLKSTAERDVEIVVDNAGGRLLSKMEHLTADYQTFTYELPVTADTLASFKVLLGKQATNPAGAHDVYADNVRVEIKGAREKAFLLKNGYFTDGEANWSKHIQGVYDGTSKATFDFTSGRAKINVENVGANPWDVMLFQEPLPVKKDNTYIVTFDARSTVAKTIEVIAENGTYTRYLNQKFTLGETTKSYAFEFTMPKDDTVGLKYLLGKNGDALAAHDVFIDNVRFERKGAKEALGERVSLVNDIRLTSAPIVTPDVTDNSLGKDITLTFASQPGWSSSINAITVDGTALEAEDYAVGTNSITIKASVFAAAGDYVIVIAATGYELGQVTQTVEAQQMWSLVWSDEFNGDAVTPDTNGVDLTKWGYQEGNGSEYGVADWGNNEQQYYRKQNIAVDPATGNLVITAKKETFNGKPYTSGRLWTSNTFTKAYGKFEARMKLPEGTGIWPAFWMMPADSEYGGWAASGELDIMEARGRLPHEVGGTIHYGKNAPNNKATGAAYTFPEGESISGYHTYSVEWEPGEIRWYVDGNLYQTVNNWNSWGADQPDKYAYPAPFDKPFYIILNLAVGGQFDGNRLPADSDLPAKMEVDYVRAYELTGRPYRTPVEPDSKDEIPANAKAIVDQDFEHGLTDITDSTQALDANYWNFLHTPDFGGAGSAVVDTIGDDKFAKVSITGGGNQNYALQLIQYATITKGHAYKISFDAKAAAARNISLKVGGDADNGWGAYSDNFDAALTTNLKHYEYRFLMNNDTDLAARLELNLGLNTNTVWIGNIKIEEVDAVSEQNGAKAPLGNGQHVYNGNFDLGSMDRMTYWNFETSGGANAAASVDPDARQLDAAIANGGDSPPNITLTQKGINLLQNDSYKLNFKASADSERSIKVSFVSKDGHTVYASKDFTIGTAMGNQEFAFTMPVGVTDEEGQLVFGLGGNDADVAIDNVSLIRTTNNNFDFTGVDLFPLKNGDFFASLLNWEQNTQDGGAAQFSTENGAAKLNITSLGNQPYSNMLIQGGMSFKKGLTYTLEFDVKASVARDLQATLENASYVRRFDSGMQTVGTDWTHLKFTVRPTADELLALKIMLGKTPGGAVGTVWIDNVVLEVENAPVKRPPTMVADSTDNLAGQEIAIPFADDAAWRGAITSVSVNGAALNGSQYTITAGTLTLHSDVFSVDGNYPVKVAATGYGDAVLTQQVFAGDGNLVLNGSFTNGTANWESWKGADDYSSITVEDEKATIQINYNGGMDPQWGVPYTWSTQFMQSGIKLQSGKTYELSFKAWSTVNRPILVELTGYSGNQQVLFNLTGDSSTVYTKVLKPTADMTLTVKYLLGNVISGDITTPSGEHTIHIDEVAVREKVSPPTVTADSTDNKLTYPIELTFTDNAAWSNAITGITVDGEAVTAGKYTVAAGKITLDASLFPSVKTYSIAILANGYAAAEVSQEVKTNAKNIALGSTATASTNNQPASNAIDGKAGTRWESAAQDPQWISLDLKKLYKLDSMTLSWEGAYGKTYTVQVSSAETPGDNDWTTIFTEPSGNGGIDNITLHGEEARHVRIYGTARGTQWGYSLWEVEVYGNPLSPDPVLPLGPALTADTTDNKVGNSIDLAFTGDSAWESAITAVKVNNAALAAGQYTVAAGKITLNPSVFAAAGSYPITVTASGYADTEVTQVIAADVNLALGKTAVASSVQGAFLAAEATDGDSGSRWGADWTTNTDNHPEWIYVDLGAVESFSKLVLNWEGAYGKSFDIQVAQPGADLTDNASWTTVHTVSGQSLSGDGLKQIINLDAPAQGQYVRIYVTEKGFAPYGPSLYEIEIYNS, from the coding sequence GTGTTGACTAGAAAAAAAACAAGAAGGTTATTGTCGTTAGTGATGTCGGTCGTTATTGCCGTAAGTTATGTGCCGTCAGCCGTATTTGCGGCTTCGGATACGTCAGCGGTAGCCACAAGTGCTGCTGCGCCGGATGTTGCGGGGCATTGGGCTTCGCAGCAGGTAACGGATTGGACATCGAAGGGTCTCGTTAACAGCTATCCGGACGGAACCTTTAAGCCGGAGCAAGGCATTACGCGCGCGGAATTTACGAAGCTGATTAACAGCTTGTTTGGCTTTACGGCAAAAGGAGAGAACAGCTTCTCGGATGTTGGGGCAAATGCATGGTATGCCGATTCGGTGTCGATCGGAAAGAAAGCAGGCTTTATTAACGGTTATCCGGATGGAACCTTTAAACCGAATGCGGCAATTACAAGACAAGAAGCGGCAAAAATGGCTGCGGGACTGTTCAGTTTGCCGGCAGTAACGGCTGCTGACCCGCTTGAAGCCTTTCAGGATAAATCGCAGGTTGGCGCGTTTGCGGTAGAGCCGCTGGGCCAATTGGTAAGCGGAGGTTATTTGAAGGGCTTCCCGAACGGGACGGTTCAGCCGCTTAAGTCGATTACGCGTGCGGAAGCGGTTGTTCTGTTAAGCCGTCTGGCAGGCGAGGTTTACGTGAAAGCACAGACATACAAGGATCAGAAGCTGGCGGGCAACGGGCTGGTGAACCTTGACGGGGTAACGATCGAGAATTCGGCAATCGGCGGGAATCTCTATTTGACCGCTGGGATTGGCGAAGGCGATTTTACGCTGAAAAACACGGAAGTGAATGGAACCATCTTTATCAGCGGCGGCGGGGTACATAGTATTCACCTGAACAATGTGCACGTGCCAGCTATCATTGTTGATAAGAAGGAAGGTCCGGTACGCGTCATTGTTGACGGCTCGGAGGTCGGAACGATGGATTTGAATTCCGATACGGTACTGGAGACGAACAATTCGGATATCGATCATCTGAACAGTAATCAATCCGATTCCAGCTTGAACGGGAAAGATCTGGACAAGGATCAGACTTATGTCGTAGACAGCGGAAGTACTCCGGGAACCGGTGGTGGAAGCAACGGCGGCGGTGGGACGCCAACACCTGCGCCGACTGCAGCGCCAACCCCGACACCGACGCCAACGCCAACGGAGACGGCAACCCCGACACCAACGCCAACACCAACGCCGGTTGATGAGTGGGAAGTGGTCTGGAGTGATGAGTTTGACGGATCCGGCAGCAATCTCGATACCAATGGCGTAAACCTCGACAAGTGGGGTTATCAGCTTGGCACGGGTTCGCAATACGGCCTTGACGGCTGGGGCAATAACGAGCAGCAAAGCTATGAAGCGGACAATATGAAGGTGGAAGACGGCAAGCTAGTGATTACGGCGAAAAAAGAAGCGAACAGCAATAATAAGCCTTATACTTCGGGCCGGATTTTCACTCAAAATACGTTTGCCAAAGCCTATGGCAAGTTTGAAGCGAAGCTGAAGCTGCCGAAGGGGCAAGGCTTCTGGCCAGCGTTCTGGATGATGCCGGCAACAAGCGAATACGGCACATGGGCATCTTCCGGGGAGATCGATATCATGGAAGCGGTCGGCCGACTGCCGGGCGAAGTTTCCGGAACGATCCATTACGGCAAAGCCGCTCCGGGCAACCGCTACACGGGTAACAAATACAACTTCCCAAGCGGAACGGATTTCAGCGGCGAGCATGTCTATGCCGTTGAATGGGAGCCGGGCGAAATCCGCTGGCTGGTGGACGGAGTTGTCTATCAAACGCAAAACAACTGGAACAGCTGGGGAATTGACCAGCCGGCGAAATATGCTTATCCGGCACCGTTTGATAAACCGTTTTATATGATTTTGAACCTGGCGGTTGGCGGTAACTTCGACGGCGGCAAGATGCCGCTGGACGACAATGCCCGTACGATGGAAGTCGATTATGTCCGCGTCTACGATAAGAAGGGCGGATATGGAGCGGAAGGACTTGAAGAGCCAAAGGTTGAACAAGAGGCTCTGCCTGACAATCATAAACCGGCCATTGACGGCAACTACGTGCATGATATCAATTTCGCGAATGGCTTTAAGACCGTAGCAACAGACTCGGATACCTTGGATCCGGAAAAATGGAACTTCGTGCATGTCCCTACTTATAACGGCAACGGCTCCATCGGAACCGACGTTATTGGCGGCAAAACGTATGCTAAAGCGGATATTACGGCGGGAGGCTCGCAGGACTATTCCGTACAGCTCATCCAGAATGTTACCGTAGGCAAAGGCAGATACTACAAGCTTTCCTTTGATGCCAAATCCACTACGAACCGGACAATGTCCGCCAAGATCGGCGGCGGCGCTGACCGCGGCTGGGCAACTTATTCCGACGTCTTGTCGGCAAGCCTGACCGATGAATTCAAAACCTACAGCATGACGTTCCAGATGGCTGCCGATACGGATGTCCTGGCTCGCCTGGAGCTTAATATCGGTCTGAACACAAATCCAGTATGGATCGGCAATGTGAAGCTGGAGGAAGTGGACGCACCGGATCCGTATAACGAGGACGCGGCGAAAGAGCCTATTAACGGCAATCATGTCTATAACGGCAATTTTGACCTTGGAAGATTGGACCGTCTGACTTACTGGCATTTCAATACGGCGGACGGTGCGGCGGCAACAGCTTCCGTAGATCCGGAAGATCGCGAATTCAAGGCGAATATTACGAATGGCGGAGCGAATGCTTCTTCCATTACCTTGCTTCAAAAAGGCGTCAACCTGATTCCGAACAACGACTATCAAGTGAAGTTTAACGCAAGCTCAGCTTCCGACCGTACAATCAAGGTTGGCATTCAGAAGCAGGACGGTACGAATGCGGTGGATCCAATTGAAGTGAATCTGACTTCTTCATCCGCTGTACAGACGGTGAACTTTAACTCCGCGGCAGCAGCCGACGACAAAGCGATTCTTGTCTTTATGCTTGGCGGAAGCGATGCGGATGTCAACATCGATAATGTGGTTATGACCCGTCTGACCAACAATGGCATCGGCGACTTGCCGCTCTCCGAGCAGTTCCCGCTGAAGAACGGCGACTTCTCGAACGGCAAAGCATCGTGGAACCTGCATGTGCAAGGCTCTTACGACGGCTGGGATAAAGTGACCGGCTATAACGAAGAGGCAGGAAGCATGAAGGTTAACGTAAACAGCGTTGGCAACAATCCTTGGGATGTCATGCTGATGCAAAACGATTTTACTCTCCGCAAGGACAATACCTATCTTGTATCCGTAGATCTCAAATCAACCGCGGAGCGCGACGTGGAGATTGTCGTGGATAATGCCGGCGGACGGCTGCTCTCGAAGATGGAGCACCTGACGGCAGACTATCAGACCTTTACGTATGAGCTGCCTGTTACGGCAGATACGTTAGCCTCCTTTAAAGTACTGCTCGGCAAGCAAGCAACCAATCCGGCAGGCGCGCATGATGTGTACGCGGACAATGTACGCGTGGAAATCAAAGGCGCACGCGAGAAAGCCTTCCTATTAAAGAACGGCTACTTCACGGACGGGGAAGCGAACTGGTCGAAACATATTCAAGGCGTCTATGACGGTACTTCGAAAGCAACGTTTGATTTTACAAGCGGCAGAGCAAAGATCAATGTCGAGAATGTAGGCGCGAATCCTTGGGATGTGATGCTCTTCCAAGAACCGCTTCCGGTGAAGAAGGATAATACCTATATCGTAACCTTTGATGCAAGATCAACAGTGGCCAAAACCATTGAGGTTATTGCGGAGAACGGCACTTATACCCGTTATCTGAATCAAAAATTTACGCTAGGCGAAACAACGAAGAGCTACGCCTTCGAGTTTACGATGCCTAAGGATGATACGGTAGGCTTGAAGTACCTCCTTGGCAAGAACGGCGATGCCCTGGCAGCTCATGATGTCTTTATCGACAACGTCCGATTCGAGCGGAAGGGCGCCAAGGAAGCATTGGGAGAAAGGGTATCGCTCGTGAACGATATCCGCCTTACTTCGGCTCCAATCGTTACGCCTGACGTGACGGACAACAGCCTGGGCAAGGACATTACGCTGACCTTTGCATCCCAGCCGGGCTGGAGCAGCTCGATTAACGCGATCACCGTGGACGGAACAGCGCTTGAGGCAGAAGATTACGCGGTGGGAACAAACAGCATTACGATCAAAGCGAGCGTATTTGCAGCAGCAGGCGATTACGTTATCGTTATTGCGGCAACCGGTTACGAGCTGGGGCAAGTCACGCAAACGGTCGAGGCGCAGCAAATGTGGAGCTTGGTCTGGTCCGACGAGTTTAACGGCGATGCCGTCACTCCCGATACAAACGGCGTCGACTTGACGAAGTGGGGCTACCAGGAAGGCAATGGCTCCGAATACGGCGTTGCGGACTGGGGCAATAACGAGCAGCAATACTACCGCAAGCAAAATATCGCCGTTGATCCGGCAACCGGCAATCTGGTTATTACCGCGAAAAAAGAGACGTTTAACGGCAAGCCGTATACGTCCGGCCGTCTCTGGACCAGCAATACGTTTACGAAAGCCTACGGCAAATTCGAAGCCCGGATGAAGCTGCCGGAAGGAACAGGCATATGGCCGGCCTTCTGGATGATGCCAGCCGATAGCGAATACGGCGGCTGGGCAGCATCCGGAGAGCTCGATATTATGGAAGCGAGAGGCCGTCTGCCGCATGAAGTCGGCGGAACGATCCATTACGGCAAGAACGCTCCGAACAATAAAGCAACGGGTGCGGCTTACACCTTCCCCGAAGGCGAATCGATCTCCGGCTATCATACCTACTCGGTAGAATGGGAGCCGGGCGAGATCCGCTGGTACGTGGACGGCAATCTCTATCAAACGGTTAACAACTGGAACAGCTGGGGAGCCGATCAGCCGGATAAATACGCTTATCCCGCGCCGTTTGACAAACCGTTCTATATTATTCTAAACCTGGCCGTCGGCGGTCAATTTGACGGCAATCGTCTTCCGGCTGACAGCGATCTGCCAGCTAAAATGGAAGTGGACTATGTTCGCGCCTACGAACTGACGGGCCGTCCTTACCGTACGCCGGTAGAGCCGGATTCGAAGGACGAGATTCCGGCTAACGCAAAAGCGATTGTCGATCAGGACTTCGAGCATGGCCTGACCGATATTACGGATTCCACGCAGGCGCTTGATGCGAACTACTGGAACTTCCTGCATACGCCGGACTTTGGCGGCGCGGGTTCCGCGGTTGTGGATACCATTGGCGACGATAAGTTCGCCAAAGTATCGATTACGGGTGGCGGCAACCAGAATTACGCTCTGCAATTGATTCAGTATGCAACCATTACGAAAGGCCATGCTTACAAAATCAGCTTTGACGCCAAAGCGGCGGCGGCAAGAAATATCAGCCTGAAGGTAGGCGGCGATGCGGATAACGGCTGGGGCGCTTATTCGGATAATTTCGATGCCGCGCTGACAACCAATCTGAAGCATTATGAATACCGCTTCCTGATGAATAACGATACCGATCTTGCCGCGCGGCTGGAGCTTAACCTTGGTCTCAATACCAATACGGTATGGATCGGCAATATCAAGATCGAAGAGGTTGACGCGGTATCCGAGCAAAACGGGGCAAAAGCGCCGCTTGGCAACGGACAGCATGTGTACAACGGCAATTTCGATCTGGGATCGATGGACCGTATGACTTACTGGAACTTTGAAACTTCAGGCGGCGCGAATGCTGCCGCTTCGGTTGACCCAGATGCAAGACAGCTTGATGCAGCCATCGCAAACGGCGGAGACAGTCCACCCAACATTACCTTAACGCAAAAAGGAATCAATCTGCTGCAAAACGATTCCTATAAACTGAACTTCAAGGCTTCGGCAGACTCGGAACGTTCCATTAAGGTTTCATTCGTAAGCAAAGACGGCCATACGGTCTATGCTTCGAAGGACTTTACAATCGGCACGGCAATGGGCAATCAGGAGTTCGCGTTTACCATGCCGGTTGGCGTAACGGATGAGGAAGGCCAGCTTGTCTTTGGACTAGGCGGCAATGATGCGGATGTTGCAATCGACAATGTCTCCTTGATCCGCACGACAAATAATAACTTCGACTTCACGGGCGTGGATCTGTTCCCGCTGAAGAACGGCGATTTCTTCGCCAGCCTTCTGAATTGGGAGCAGAATACGCAAGATGGCGGAGCTGCGCAATTCTCTACGGAGAATGGCGCCGCGAAGCTTAATATCACAAGCCTGGGCAATCAGCCGTATAGCAATATGCTGATTCAAGGCGGAATGAGCTTCAAGAAGGGCTTAACATATACGCTGGAGTTTGACGTAAAAGCCTCCGTTGCCCGCGACCTGCAAGCGACATTGGAAAATGCATCGTACGTCCGGAGATTTGATTCCGGCATGCAAACAGTCGGTACGGACTGGACGCATCTGAAATTTACGGTTCGCCCTACAGCCGACGAATTGCTGGCGCTTAAAATCATGCTTGGCAAGACGCCTGGCGGTGCGGTAGGTACCGTATGGATCGACAACGTGGTGCTTGAAGTGGAAAATGCGCCGGTGAAGCGTCCGCCTACGATGGTAGCGGACAGTACGGATAACCTTGCTGGCCAAGAGATCGCGATTCCTTTTGCGGATGACGCTGCCTGGAGAGGCGCTATTACGTCGGTGTCCGTAAACGGTGCTGCTCTGAATGGTTCGCAATACACCATCACGGCAGGTACATTGACGCTTCATTCGGATGTCTTCTCCGTTGACGGCAACTACCCTGTGAAGGTAGCCGCGACCGGATACGGCGATGCTGTCCTGACGCAGCAAGTTTTCGCCGGCGATGGCAACCTCGTATTGAACGGCAGCTTTACGAACGGTACGGCGAACTGGGAATCGTGGAAAGGAGCCGACGACTACTCTTCGATTACGGTAGAGGATGAGAAGGCGACAATCCAAATCAACTATAACGGCGGCATGGATCCGCAATGGGGCGTTCCGTATACGTGGTCCACGCAGTTCATGCAATCCGGCATCAAGCTGCAATCCGGCAAAACGTATGAGCTAAGCTTTAAAGCCTGGTCGACCGTTAACCGTCCGATTCTGGTCGAGTTGACCGGGTATAGCGGCAATCAGCAGGTGTTGTTCAATCTTACAGGCGACTCTTCTACGGTCTACACGAAAGTATTGAAGCCAACAGCCGACATGACGCTGACGGTGAAATACTTGCTCGGTAACGTGATTAGCGGGGACATCACGACACCATCCGGCGAGCATACGATTCATATCGATGAAGTAGCTGTCCGCGAGAAGGTATCACCGCCAACAGTAACAGCAGATTCGACGGATAATAAGCTGACCTATCCAATTGAACTGACTTTTACGGATAATGCCGCGTGGAGTAACGCCATTACGGGTATTACGGTTGACGGGGAAGCTGTGACTGCAGGTAAATATACGGTTGCAGCAGGCAAAATCACGCTTGACGCGTCCCTGTTCCCATCGGTCAAGACGTACTCGATCGCCATCCTGGCTAATGGATATGCGGCAGCGGAAGTTTCGCAGGAAGTGAAGACCAACGCGAAGAACATCGCGCTTGGCAGCACGGCAACCGCATCGACCAACAATCAGCCTGCGTCTAACGCGATTGACGGCAAGGCCGGAACAAGATGGGAGAGCGCTGCACAGGATCCGCAGTGGATCTCGCTTGATCTGAAGAAGCTTTACAAGCTGGACAGCATGACGCTGAGCTGGGAAGGGGCTTACGGCAAGACGTATACGGTTCAAGTCTCTTCGGCGGAAACGCCGGGGGATAACGACTGGACAACAATCTTTACCGAGCCTTCCGGCAACGGCGGTATCGACAACATTACGCTGCACGGCGAAGAAGCGCGTCATGTACGGATCTATGGTACGGCAAGAGGTACCCAATGGGGCTACTCGTTGTGGGAGGTTGAAGTATACGGCAATCCGTTGAGTCCCGATCCGGTATTGCCGCTTGGTCCAGCTTTGACAGCGGATACGACCGATAATAAGGTTGGCAATAGCATCGATCTTGCCTTTACCGGCGATTCCGCATGGGAAAGCGCGATTACGGCCGTTAAAGTAAACAATGCAGCACTTGCAGCCGGTCAGTACACGGTTGCGGCAGGCAAAATTACACTGAACCCAAGCGTATTCGCTGCGGCAGGCAGCTACCCTATTACAGTGACAGCATCGGGTTATGCCGATACGGAAGTGACGCAAGTCATCGCAGCGGATGTGAACCTTGCCCTAGGCAAGACAGCCGTCGCTTCCTCCGTACAAGGCGCATTCCTGGCGGCTGAAGCAACTGACGGCGATTCCGGCTCGAGATGGGGCGCGGATTGGACAACAAACACGGATAACCATCCGGAGTGGATTTACGTGGATCTTGGTGCCGTAGAATCCTTCAGCAAACTTGTTCTGAACTGGGAAGGAGCTTACGGGAAATCGTTCGACATTCAAGTGGCTCAGCCTGGTGCCGATCTGACCGATAACGCGAGCTGGACGACAGTCCATACCGTCTCGGGACAATCGCTTAGCGGAGACGGCTTGAAGCAGATCATCAACCTGGATGCGCCTGCGCAAGGTCAATATGTTCGAATTTACGTAACGGAGAAGGGCTTTGCTCCATACGGTCCTTCGTTATACGAAATCGAGATCTATAACAGCTAG
- a CDS encoding LCP family protein has protein sequence MATKAKKKRKPWKWVLSGFLVVIVIAIAGLVYWGTGVYSSLDNFSKDKEDSRFGQFENNTTVEAPPKWEGKERVNILLLGGDARGLEENQVPRSDSIMIASFDPVTKKAHLFSVLRDTYVDIEGHGKGRINTAITLGGPQLAMKTVGDLLGLDIQYYVYTDFEGFKALVDTIGGVYFDVEKDMHYTDNADKNKYDIDLKKGYQLLDGDKALQYVRFRHDAMSDFTRTERQREFLGAVADKLKSGWNIVQMKKILDSVSPYIETNLQVTDMLKLGQLGVDSHLAGTQQIPPMDDIAEEHVGGAAVIGVRDLDELKASVQDTLAKDDTETTPSPSPGAENGTDTTATNGSTAQ, from the coding sequence ATGGCTACAAAAGCTAAAAAGAAAAGAAAACCTTGGAAATGGGTACTCAGCGGTTTTCTCGTAGTTATAGTTATTGCCATCGCCGGCCTTGTTTACTGGGGCACCGGCGTATATAGTTCGTTAGACAATTTCAGCAAGGACAAAGAGGATTCCCGATTTGGCCAATTCGAAAACAACACCACCGTAGAAGCACCTCCGAAATGGGAAGGCAAAGAACGCGTCAACATTCTGCTTCTGGGCGGCGACGCCCGCGGTTTGGAAGAAAATCAGGTGCCGCGGTCCGATTCAATTATGATTGCGTCGTTTGACCCGGTAACCAAAAAAGCTCATTTATTCTCCGTCCTCCGCGACACCTACGTCGATATCGAGGGTCATGGCAAAGGCCGGATCAATACAGCCATTACGTTAGGCGGACCGCAGCTTGCCATGAAGACGGTTGGCGATCTGCTTGGTCTGGATATTCAATATTATGTCTACACCGATTTTGAAGGATTCAAAGCATTGGTCGATACGATCGGCGGCGTATACTTCGATGTTGAGAAGGATATGCACTATACAGACAATGCCGACAAAAATAAATATGATATCGATCTGAAGAAGGGCTACCAGCTGCTCGACGGCGACAAAGCCTTGCAATACGTCCGTTTCCGCCACGACGCAATGAGCGACTTCACCCGTACCGAGCGCCAACGTGAATTTTTAGGCGCCGTAGCCGATAAGCTTAAGTCGGGCTGGAACATCGTCCAGATGAAAAAGATTCTGGACAGCGTATCGCCTTACATTGAGACGAACCTTCAGGTTACGGACATGCTGAAGCTTGGCCAGCTGGGCGTAGATTCCCACTTGGCAGGCACGCAGCAAATTCCTCCGATGGACGATATTGCCGAAGAGCATGTAGGCGGAGCAGCCGTCATTGGCGTTCGCGACCTGGATGAGCTAAAGGCTTCGGTTCAGGATACGCTGGCGAAGGATGATACAGAGACCACACCATCCCCTTCACCGGGCGCCGAGAACGGAACCGATACCACTGCAACTAACGGCAGCACAGCGCAATAG